The Nitrospirota bacterium genome contains the following window.
CCCGATGCCAAGAGTTACGCGGAACTATCGGCCCCTGACTCCATCGATGAGCTTGGGAATGCGCTGATCGATATTGAAAGCGGTCTGCCTTTCGCTCGTGGAGAGGGTAGGGCTTCCGACGAACCGTCGCCGGGACCATCGATGCTGTATTTCTGCATCCCGAGCAATCCGCGGTTACGCGACCTGCGGGCAACAATCGACGACCGGCTATTTAAGATTCGCCATTGCATGGATATCGAGGGCCACACCCGGCAGCTTGCGCTCTTTGCGCCGCCCATCGACCCTGCTTTACTGGTGCGGGCTCGTGCCGCTGGACTAGACATCGGCACCGCACTGTCTATGGCCCTGGGCGCGCGCACTCCTCACTATCGTTTTCAGCCTCTTTTGCAAAAGGCGCTGGAATTCTGTCACGAGGTTCGGTCATTCGGTAATGCGTTGCTCAGCGCCCTGGAAAAGCGAGACGGTGAAGTGCTGGCGCAGTTGCACTCCCGCCATGAGGTCGGGATGCTCAAGCGGGTGTCAGAGATTAAGCGGCAGCAGATTGAGGAGGCCGAGGCGGGTCTTGAGGGCGTACACAGATCGAAATCGGTTGTGCAAGCGCGTTTGGATTTCTTTGCTGGCAACCTGCAGGCATTCACGTCCCCCAGCGAAGCGGCACAGATCACGGATCTCGACCGTGCGCACAATGCAGAGCTAACCAGTGCCGCGCTTAGTTTAGGCGCCTCGATTGCCTACGCATTCCCGGATATTGCGTTGGGTATGACGAGCTTTGTTAAGGTGGGCGGCACCAATATTGGTAATGCCTTACGAGCTGGCGCCTCGATTGCCAGCATCGTCGCCCAGCAGCACACGTTCGATGCTTCCATGGCAGGCTTCACTGCGAGCCACGAGCGGCGGGCAGATGAGTGGCGTCATCAAGTCGAGACAGCAGGCCGCGAACTTGCCCAGATCGACCAGCAAATCATCGCCGCTGAAATCCGCTTGAATATCGCCAAGCAAGACCAGCGCAACCACGAAGCTCAGATTGCCGATGCCGAAGAAGTACGCGCCATGCAGCGCGACAAGTTTACGAACACCCAGCTCTACAACTGGATGTCGTCGCAGCTCAGCGCTCTGCACTATCAGTGCTATCGCATGGCCTTCGACCTCGCCAAGCAGGCCGAGGCCGCAGCGCACTACGAACGTGAAATCGGTACGAACCTTGTCGGTTTCGACCACTGGGATGCCGGACGCAAGGGTTTACTCGCCGGCGACCGCCTGGCACAGGATCTTCGTCGGCTGGAGACGGCATACTTGCATCGAAACACACGTGAGTTGGAGATCACCAAGCACGTCTCGCTACGACAACTCGATCCGTTGGCGCTGATCGCTTTGCGATCGAGCGGCCAATGCGCATTCCATGTTCCCGAAGCCCTGTTCGATCTAGATTTTCCAGGCCACTACTTCCGTCGCATCAAGAGTGTGAGCCTGTCGGTGCCTTGTGTGGCCGGACCGTACACGAGCGTGAGCGGGACGCTGACACTCCAATCGAGCCGCATCCGCAAAGTTTCACAAATCGGTGATGCGCACAAAGAAACATTATCCGGCTCAGAACAGTCGATTGCGACGAGTTCTGGGCAAAACGACGGCGGTCTCTTCGAATTGAATTTCCACGATGACCGATACTTGCCATTCGAAGGGCAGGGGGCGGAGTCGATATGGCAGTTTTCATTGCCGACTGAATTTAAGGCGTTTGACTACGATACAATCGCGGACCTGGTTCTGCATATCCGATACACAGCCCGCGAGGGAGGTGATGACTATGCTCGCTCTGTCGCCTCCGGTCTGGTCCGAACGCTCAATGGGATACCTACGGATGGGTTGAAACTCCTTGTCAGTCTGCGCCATGACTTCCCGGCTGAATGGCGTGCGCTCCAGGTAGAGGGGGATGACGCTCGACGTGAGATCCGGATCGACGCCTCGTTATTTCCATACTTTGTCCGCGGGAAGTTCAACATTACCGCAGTGCGCACCATAGCGAACGGTGTGGCTGTGGGGCCGCCGCTCTTCAGCGGTTCTCTGGCGACCGCCATCTTTGACATTTCTCGCTCAATGGAATACTTGCTCGTGTCGTACAGCATTTTGGAGCCCGTGGGGTGATCGATCAATCCGCGATGGCTGAATTAGGGAAACGCGTTGACGATGGTCGATGAGAACGTGCGGAGATCTTCCAACTGTTTGGTAATGATGGCGTAGACCATATCCCAATGTAGGCGGGTGTATTCATGTGCGGCTACGTTGCCGAAGCCAACGATGTGCTGCATTCGGGTTGCCAGGTCGGCTGAGACGGTGCCCGATATTTGCAGAAGGGTAAATGCGTCACGACTGCCTTGTGGCACGCCAAGATTCAGTTGGCTTACGACATACATGGTTGGTCTGTTTCGCGAAGAGATTCTTGTCGTTTCACATACCATTCGAGAATCCTCTGAAGGTACCGCTCGATGCTCGTCGCTTGGGTTAGGACGACGTCGTCAGCGGTACATCAATCCGCTCGCGCTGATTATTTTTAGTATCCTGCGCCGTTCCTTGTTGGGTCTGACATAGACTGAAAACACGTACATTTCGAGCTTTTGCTGAGGCGGTTCGTTTGGCGCATTGAGGCATTCTCCCATCGAGATCACCTGCATCTGCATCACCGTTGACGCGGTACGCAAACCTACAAGATCGACATCACGATGAAGTTTGGGTAGCAAGTTCTTGGGTGAGTTCGAATCGACGCATCGCGGAAGTTGGGTAGCACACAAGTACGGAGAGATCCATATCGCGGTCCCTGCTGGCAGTGTCTTTCGCCTGTGACCAGAATCGGTATAGGGCGGTGAGGCTGGGGACCGATTGTCTGATGCGATCGACATGTTGTCGTCCATGTCGGCCACCATGGTTCGTGTTGGCTCAGGCTCCTGGTTCACCCACCTCCTATCAATATTCGAGCGTTGACCTTCGGCAATTCTGGTGGAGATTCCCGCTGCGGCTGGATAGGTCGTTTGCTAGTGGCAGGATCATTCTGGTTGCGGTATTGTTACGGCCTTATGGTCAGGCAAGGGGTAGGAGCCGTGGGGCAATAGGTAGGAGAGGGACAAGAGTCTTTCTCTTAGCCCCTGCCCCAAGCGTTTCGCTTCCAGAAGGTTGCGGAAGAACGACACTTGGTAGAACGGCATTTCGATGAGTCGAGAACGAAGCTGGCGGATTTTTTCAGCGTCCTGCAAGAAAGTGTCATGATTGCGATTATCGACTACGGCATGGGCAATCTTCGCAGTGTCTCCAAGGCCTTTGAGGCGGTGGGGCACCAGGCGGTCGTCACTCGTGATCTGGGGGTGATCAGAAATGCGAGCCATGTCGTACTGCCCGGTGTCGGCGCATTTGGCGATTGTATGACCAACATCGAGCGGTATGGGCTTGCAGAGCCGATTCGCGCAGCGATTCAATCAGGTAAGCCATTTTTGGGAATCTGCCTGGGACTCCAATTATTGTTTGAGGAAAGTGAAGAATTTGGTACGCACAAGGGGCTCGGCATCATCCCTGGCAAGGTCAAGCGGTTTGCTGCCGACCAGGGGTTGAAGGTGCCGCATATGGGTTGGAACAACGTCATGATGGAGCGGCCCTGTCCCCTGTTTGAGGGGATTCCCGATGGATCATACTGGTATTTTGTGCATTCATTTTATGTCGCCCCTTCTGACAAGACGGTTGCGGCAACGAGGACGGATTACGGGACGGCGTTTGTCTCGAGTATCTGGAGGGACAATGTCGTGGCCTGCCAATTCCATCCTGAAAAGAGCCAGGAGGTCGGGTTACGGCTGATCAAAAATTTTGGAGCCTGGGCATGAGTATGATGCGCAACAAGGGATGGTCGGTGGCCTTGGCGGGACTGGCTTTGTTGACGGTTGCCGGCTGCAGTGGATCGAAAGTCACGACGAAATCGTCTGCGGAGTTGCCGCGGTATCAGATTCGTACCATCGCCTTGATCCCCTTCACCACGCTCGCGACACCACAAGTCAGGGATGTTGTCGATCAGGGTTTCTCCGCGCCTCAGGGAGCTCGCCGCTCTGATATGGCGCTTGCGGTACCACCGAATACTGAACAGCCCCTTCGGCAAACCGTGACCGTGCCGGCTGGCGCTGGGGCAACAGTCACGCAACTACTCTGGAGCCGGTTGAAGTCTCGGCAGGGTGTGACCGTACTTGCGCCGAGTGAGGCCGCAAAAGCATTGGCGTCTCAGGCGACGCCTCAATTTTCCACTGGGCAGGCATTGGCGATGACCATGGCGAAACAGCTCAAGGTCGATGCGTCGCTGATCGGTCAAGTGTCGGTGTATCAGGAGCGGGTTGGTGGTCGCTTTGGTGCCAGTCCCCCGGCCACAGTGGGGTTTGAAGCGAAGGTCATCGCCGCCGATGGGCAAATCCTGTGGGAAGGGAATTACTACGAGAAGCAGCGACCGATGACGGAAGACGTGATGGGTTTCATTCAACGGCATGGAGTGTTTGTCACGGTGGAGGAGTTGGCGATCTACGGGGTCGACCATCTACTCCGTGAATTTCCATTTGGAACGGCAGAAGAACAGTAACAGGAGACGGTTGTGTCCATGCTCATTATTCCCGCGATCGATTTAAAAGATGGCCGGTGCGTGCGGTTGCGTCAGGGCGATATGACGGCTGAGACGGTCTATTCAGACGATGTGCCGGCTGTGGCGAGGCAATGGCAGCAAGGCGGTGCGACGCTGATCCATGTGGTGGATCTGAACGGAGCGGTGGAGGGTGAGCCGCGCAATCTGTCCCAGATCGAGGCGATCATTCGCACCGTGAGCGTGAAGGTGCAGGTGGGGGGCGGGATCCGGTCGATCGAAACGGTGCGTCGTTACCTCGGGGCTGGTGTGAGCAGGGTGGTGCTCGGCACGGCGGCATTGACCGATCGGTCTTTCTTGGAGAAGGCCTGCTTGGAGTTCCCTCGTCAGATTCTCTTGGGCCTGGATGCGCGGGATGGGAAGGTGGCCGTCAAGGGCTGGACATCGGTATCGGAGACGAAGGCGACCGATTTGCTCAAGGAGTTGGCGGGCCATGACTTGGGGGCTGTGATTTATACGGACATTGCCCGCGATGGTATGTTGGGTGGACCGAATCTGGTGGCGTTGCGAGAAGTGGTTGAGTTGTCCTCCTTCCCGGTCATCGCGTCCGGGGGGATTTCTCGTATTGAAGACGTGCGAGCAGTCCAGGCGCTCGGACCACGAGTTGAAGGGGCGATTGTCGGGAAGGCGCTCTACGATGGCAAGTTAGATTATCGGGCCGCTCTTGCGGCCCTTGGGGCTGAGTAGGGCTACGCGTGAGGAATTCTTTACTGACGGTTTCCTTTCACGTTTTACAGTTTACGATTCACGAGTCGGCATGTTGACCAAACGGATTATTCCCTGTCTCGATGTCAAAGACGGCCGCGTCGTCAAAGGCGTGAGCTTTGTGAATTTGCGCGATGCGGGAGATCCAGTCGAAGTGGCTACGGCCTACGATCGCGAAGGCGCTGACGAACTCTGCTTCCTCGATATCACGGCCTCCCATGAGAATCGAAAAACGATCATCGACGTGGTCGAACGGACGGCGGCGAGGGTGTTTATGCCGTTGACCGTTGGCGGCGGCGTGCGAACGCTTGAGGATATTCGGGCTCTGTTGAATGCGGGCGCTGATAAGGTGAGCATCAATACGGCGGCGGTTCAACGGCCTGAATTTGTGAAGGAAGCGGCGGAGCGATTCGGGACACAATGTATCGTCGTGGCGATCGATGCCAAACATCGTGCCGTGCCGGCAGCAGGCTGGGAAGTCTTCACCCATGGCGGCCGTAAGTCGACCGGTCTCGATGTCGTTGAATGGGCGAAGAGGATGGCCCAGTATGGGGCCGGTGAAATTTTGCTCACGAGTATGGATCAAGATGGGCAACAGCAGGGATATGATCTCGCGCTGACGTCCGCAGTATCGGAGGCCGTCTCGATTCCGGTGATTGCATCGGGCGGCGTGGGAAACTTGGATCACCTCTACGATGGATTCGTCAGAGGCAAGGCGGATGCGGTCCTGGCTGCGTCGATTTTCCATTTCCGGACTCACACGATTCCGGAAGCGAAAGCCTATCTTCGTCAGAAGGGAGTAGCGGTTCGATAATGGATGTGGAGCGATTGAAATTCGATACGCAGGGGCTCATTCCGGCAGTCGTACAGGATTGGCGAGATGGCACGGTCCTGATGGTGGCCTACATGAACCGAGAGGCGCTGCAAAAGACTCTCGACACGAAGTCGGTGCATTTCTGGAGTCGGTCGCGCAAGGCATTGTGGGAGAAGGGTGAGACCTCGGGGCACAAGCTGCAGCTCAAAGATCTGTTTTTCGATTGTGACGGCGATGCCCTGCTTGTGAAGGTCGAGCCAGTCGGTCCGACTTGCCATACGGGTGAGCGGGCCTGCTTCTTTTCCCGTCTTGATTCTCCCGAGACGAAAACGTCCGAGTCCTGGGGTGGAATTCTTGAGCGCCTCTACCAGATGATCCAAGAGCGAAAGCAGCAACCATCAAGCGAGTCGTATACTTCAAAACTGCTGCAAGGCGGAGTCGATCGTATCTTGAAGAAAGTCGTCGAGGAAGCCGGGGAGGTGGCGATTGCCGGCAAGGGTGGGAAGAAGGACGAGATCGTTTACGAAACGGCAGATCTGTTATTCCATACGTTGGTGGCTTTGGGGCACCACGGCATCACACCGCAGGAAATCTATCAAGAGTTGGCGACTCGGTTTGGAAAGTCTGGCTTGAGAAAGGAGCCAACTTCATGAGCGAATGCCTCTTTTGCAAGATTGTGGCGAGAACCATTCCTGCCGCGCTCGTGTATGAGGACGATCTGGTGGTCGCGTTCGACGATATCAATCCCCAGGCTCCGACGCATACACTCGTCATCCCCCGGAAGCATGTGACCTCGATTGCTGAACTGCAAGCGGCAGATGTCGAGCTGCTCGGGCGCTTGATGCTGGCCGGTAACAAGATCGCGAAAATAAAGGGGATTACAGACTCCGGACACCGTTTGGTCGTCAATACCGGTGCACATGGTGGGCAGAGTGTCTTGCACCTGCATCTTCATGTGTTAGGCGGACGCCATCTTGCCTGGCCTCCCGGCTAGCCTGTTTCCACCACGTTGACAGATTTCTTTCCCGTCTGCTACCCTGAACGGTCTATTTTACGACCACTTACGTTTACCTTCCTCACCGGTGCAGGTGGGGGAATAGGAGCTGCGACTCCCGTGGGCCGAGGTCTGATTTCTGAAGACGTGATCAATCAAGTCAGAGATCGGGTCGATATCGCGGAGGTGGTTGGCCATCACGTGAGTTTGACCCGGGCCGGCCAGAACCTGAAAGGTCTCTGTCCCTTCCATCAGGAAAAATCGCCCTCCTTTACGGTGAGTCCTTCTCGCCAGATTTTTCATTGTTTCGGTTGCGGTGCGGGCGGCAACGTGTTTGCGTTTTTGATGCGGATCACCGGTGCGAGTTTTCCCGAGACGGTCCGTGACCTTGGACAGAAGTTTGGAATTGTCGTGCCCGAGAGCGGGCCGAATGCCGGGCCTCAGGCCGCACAGATGAGTCGTCTCGAGCCATTGAATCGGGCCGTGACGGCGTGGTTTCAGCAGAATTTACGAGATGGATCGGCTGGTGCGACAGCGCGGGATTACCTGGCGAGTCGAGGCATTCAGGCTGAGACAATCGAGCGGTTTGAGATTGGTTACGCGCCGGCTGAGTGGGACGGGCTCATCAAGGCGCTGAGTCAACAGGGGTTTGCGCAGAGTGATTTAGCCGCTGCGGGATTGACGGTGGCGAGAGAGCAGGCGTCCGGGTCCTATGACCGGTTTCGCGCCAGGGTGATGTTCCCCATTACGGATCTGCGCAAGCGGGTTGTCGGTTTTGGTGGCCGCATTCTTGGCGAGGGGACCCCGAAGTACCTGAACTCTCCGGATACTCCCTTGTTTAAGAAGGGGCAGACACTCTACGCGTTAGACCTTGCGCGTGAAGCCGTAGCCAGGCTGAAGACGGTGATCGTCGTGGAAGGGTATTTCGATGCGGTTGCCCTTCATCAAGCCGGGTTGACCCATACGGTTGCGACGTTGGGAACCGCACTGACGGCGGAGCACATTCAGGTACTCAGGCGGTTCGCTTCGAAAGTTGTCCTGTTGTTCGATCCTGAT
Protein-coding sequences here:
- a CDS encoding histidine triad nucleotide-binding protein, coding for MSECLFCKIVARTIPAALVYEDDLVVAFDDINPQAPTHTLVIPRKHVTSIAELQAADVELLGRLMLAGNKIAKIKGITDSGHRLVVNTGAHGGQSVLHLHLHVLGGRHLAWPPG
- the hisIE gene encoding bifunctional phosphoribosyl-AMP cyclohydrolase/phosphoribosyl-ATP diphosphatase HisIE, encoding MDVERLKFDTQGLIPAVVQDWRDGTVLMVAYMNREALQKTLDTKSVHFWSRSRKALWEKGETSGHKLQLKDLFFDCDGDALLVKVEPVGPTCHTGERACFFSRLDSPETKTSESWGGILERLYQMIQERKQQPSSESYTSKLLQGGVDRILKKVVEEAGEVAIAGKGGKKDEIVYETADLLFHTLVALGHHGITPQEIYQELATRFGKSGLRKEPTS
- a CDS encoding DUF86 domain-containing protein encodes the protein MYVVSQLNLGVPQGSRDAFTLLQISGTVSADLATRMQHIVGFGNVAAHEYTRLHWDMVYAIITKQLEDLRTFSSTIVNAFP
- the hisA gene encoding 1-(5-phosphoribosyl)-5-[(5-phosphoribosylamino)methylideneamino]imidazole-4-carboxamide isomerase produces the protein MLIIPAIDLKDGRCVRLRQGDMTAETVYSDDVPAVARQWQQGGATLIHVVDLNGAVEGEPRNLSQIEAIIRTVSVKVQVGGGIRSIETVRRYLGAGVSRVVLGTAALTDRSFLEKACLEFPRQILLGLDARDGKVAVKGWTSVSETKATDLLKELAGHDLGAVIYTDIARDGMLGGPNLVALREVVELSSFPVIASGGISRIEDVRAVQALGPRVEGAIVGKALYDGKLDYRAALAALGAE
- the hisF gene encoding imidazole glycerol phosphate synthase subunit HisF, whose product is MLTKRIIPCLDVKDGRVVKGVSFVNLRDAGDPVEVATAYDREGADELCFLDITASHENRKTIIDVVERTAARVFMPLTVGGGVRTLEDIRALLNAGADKVSINTAAVQRPEFVKEAAERFGTQCIVVAIDAKHRAVPAAGWEVFTHGGRKSTGLDVVEWAKRMAQYGAGEILLTSMDQDGQQQGYDLALTSAVSEAVSIPVIASGGVGNLDHLYDGFVRGKADAVLAASIFHFRTHTIPEAKAYLRQKGVAVR
- the hisH gene encoding imidazole glycerol phosphate synthase subunit HisH; its protein translation is MIAIIDYGMGNLRSVSKAFEAVGHQAVVTRDLGVIRNASHVVLPGVGAFGDCMTNIERYGLAEPIRAAIQSGKPFLGICLGLQLLFEESEEFGTHKGLGIIPGKVKRFAADQGLKVPHMGWNNVMMERPCPLFEGIPDGSYWYFVHSFYVAPSDKTVAATRTDYGTAFVSSIWRDNVVACQFHPEKSQEVGLRLIKNFGAWA
- the dnaG gene encoding DNA primase, which encodes MGRGLISEDVINQVRDRVDIAEVVGHHVSLTRAGQNLKGLCPFHQEKSPSFTVSPSRQIFHCFGCGAGGNVFAFLMRITGASFPETVRDLGQKFGIVVPESGPNAGPQAAQMSRLEPLNRAVTAWFQQNLRDGSAGATARDYLASRGIQAETIERFEIGYAPAEWDGLIKALSQQGFAQSDLAAAGLTVAREQASGSYDRFRARVMFPITDLRKRVVGFGGRILGEGTPKYLNSPDTPLFKKGQTLYALDLAREAVARLKTVIVVEGYFDAVALHQAGLTHTVATLGTALTAEHIQVLRRFASKVVLLFDPDQAGVRAALRGLDLFVNSGLGVKVVSLPAGEDPDTYVRKEGPEAFAQLEEQSPSLLDFALEHSLSTTDSSTIEGRIRSVDDVLRILQKSEHPIEREERIRVVAERLGVSQQRLIERYPALVQSEGRRPATSQPASPSPATFKGVSEERDLVYLLLHGHLTAADMQRLRPEAFSVPACRMLVEAALTHLDRDGRVGLRLLLDAVADHPDCGSLATELSVREDHFDDVPAHVAGCLETLERKRAEAAFRDLTAQLKAAEREGRGDDARILNAQVNELSMQKANRPATGILSLVKE